In the genome of Pseudomonas protegens, one region contains:
- a CDS encoding dihydrolipoamide acetyltransferase family protein yields MGTHVIKMPDIGEGIAEVELAQWHVKVGDQVVEDQVLADVMTDKAMVDIPSPVHGKVISLGGEPGEVMAVGSILISIEVEGAGNLKESAQAAAPAAKAPAAINKPAAAPVVEAPRVEQAVASQAACRPAPQAPVARQADERPLASPAVRKHALDLGIQLRLVQGSGPAGRILHQDLEAYLAQDSQPLKGYSAPGTGYAERHDEEQIQVIGMRRKIAQRMQESKHRAAHFSYVEEVDVTALEELRIHLNEKHGASRGKLTLLPFLVRAMVVALRDFPQINARYDDEAQVITRHGAVHVGVATQSDVGLMVPVVRHAEARSLWGNAEEISRLAKAARSGKAARDELSGSTITLTSLGALGGIVSTPVLNLPEVAIVGVNRIVERPMVIKGQIVIRKMMNLSSSFDHRVVDGMDAAQFIQAIRGLLEQPATLFVD; encoded by the coding sequence ATGGGCACGCACGTTATCAAGATGCCGGACATCGGCGAAGGCATCGCGGAAGTGGAACTGGCGCAGTGGCACGTAAAAGTCGGCGACCAGGTGGTGGAAGACCAGGTCCTGGCCGACGTGATGACCGACAAGGCGATGGTCGACATCCCCTCCCCGGTGCACGGCAAGGTCATTTCCCTGGGCGGCGAGCCCGGTGAAGTGATGGCGGTGGGCAGCATTCTCATCAGCATCGAAGTCGAAGGCGCGGGCAACCTCAAGGAGTCCGCCCAGGCCGCCGCGCCGGCGGCAAAAGCGCCGGCAGCTATTAATAAGCCGGCTGCCGCGCCAGTGGTCGAAGCGCCAAGGGTGGAACAAGCCGTCGCCAGCCAGGCCGCCTGCCGTCCCGCGCCCCAGGCGCCGGTGGCGCGCCAGGCCGACGAGCGTCCCCTGGCCTCGCCAGCCGTGCGCAAGCACGCCCTGGACCTGGGCATCCAGCTGCGCCTGGTGCAAGGCAGCGGCCCGGCCGGGCGCATCCTGCACCAAGACCTGGAGGCCTACCTGGCCCAGGACAGCCAGCCGCTCAAGGGCTACTCGGCGCCGGGCACAGGTTATGCCGAACGCCACGACGAAGAGCAGATCCAGGTGATCGGCATGCGCCGCAAGATCGCCCAGCGCATGCAGGAGTCCAAGCACCGCGCCGCGCACTTCAGCTATGTCGAGGAAGTGGACGTCACCGCCCTGGAAGAGCTGCGCATCCACCTCAATGAAAAGCACGGCGCCAGCCGCGGCAAGCTGACCCTGCTGCCGTTCCTGGTGCGGGCCATGGTCGTGGCCCTGCGCGACTTCCCGCAGATCAACGCGCGCTACGACGACGAAGCCCAGGTCATCACCCGCCACGGCGCGGTGCATGTCGGGGTCGCCACCCAGAGCGACGTCGGCCTGATGGTGCCGGTGGTGCGTCACGCCGAAGCCCGCAGCCTGTGGGGCAACGCCGAGGAAATCTCGCGCCTGGCCAAGGCCGCCCGCAGCGGCAAGGCAGCCCGGGATGAACTGTCCGGCTCCACCATCACCCTCACCAGCCTCGGCGCCCTGGGCGGGATCGTCAGCACCCCGGTGCTGAACCTGCCGGAAGTGGCGATTGTCGGGGTCAACCGCATCGTCGAGCGGCCGATGGTGATCAAGGGCCAGATCGTGATCCGCAAGATGATGAACCTCTCCAGCTCCTTCGATCACCGGGTGGTCGACGGCATGGACGCTGCGCAATTCATCCAGGCCATTCGCGGCCTGCTCGAACAACCCGCCACGCTGTTTGTGGACTGA
- the lpdA gene encoding dihydrolipoyl dehydrogenase, with translation MQQTLNTQLLIIGGGPGGYVAAIRAGQLGISTILVEGQALGGTCLNIGCIPSKALIHVAEQFHQTRHHSQGSALGIEVAAPTLNIGKSVEWKDGIVDRLTTGVAALLKKNKVQVIQGWAKVIDGKTVEIEGTDTRIHCEHLLLATGSKSVNLPMLPIGGPIISSTEALAPKTLPKRLTVVGGGYIGLELGIAYRKLGVEVSVVEAQERILPAYDAELTQPVLESVKQLGIKLYLKHSVLGFDAASSSLQVREPNGDTLNLSTDQVLVAVGRKPNTQGWNLESLNLEMNGAAIKIDHRCQTSMRNVWAIGDLSGEPMLAHRAMAQGEMVAELIAGKHREFNPAAIPAVCFTDPELVVVGKTPDEARAAGLDCIVSSFPFAANGRAMTLESKSGFVRVVARSDNHLIVGWQAVGVGVSELSTAFGQSLEMGARLEDIGGTIHAHPTLGEAVQEAALRALGHALHL, from the coding sequence ATGCAACAGACTCTCAATACTCAACTCTTGATCATCGGCGGCGGCCCTGGCGGTTACGTGGCAGCGATCCGTGCCGGTCAGCTGGGCATCTCCACCATCCTGGTGGAAGGCCAGGCCCTGGGCGGCACCTGCCTGAACATCGGCTGCATCCCGTCCAAGGCGCTGATTCATGTCGCCGAGCAGTTCCACCAGACCCGCCACCACAGCCAGGGGTCGGCCCTGGGCATCGAAGTGGCGGCGCCGACCCTGAACATCGGCAAGAGCGTGGAATGGAAGGACGGCATCGTCGACCGCCTGACCACCGGGGTCGCCGCGCTGTTGAAGAAAAACAAGGTCCAGGTGATTCAGGGCTGGGCCAAGGTCATCGACGGCAAGACCGTGGAGATCGAAGGCACCGATACCCGCATCCACTGCGAACACCTGCTGCTGGCCACCGGCTCGAAAAGCGTCAACCTGCCGATGCTGCCCATCGGCGGGCCGATCATCTCCTCCACCGAGGCCCTGGCGCCCAAGACCCTGCCCAAGCGCCTGACCGTGGTCGGTGGCGGCTACATCGGCCTGGAACTGGGCATTGCCTACCGCAAGCTCGGGGTCGAGGTCAGCGTGGTCGAAGCCCAGGAGCGCATCCTGCCGGCCTACGACGCGGAACTGACCCAGCCGGTGCTGGAATCGGTGAAGCAGCTGGGGATCAAGCTCTACCTCAAGCACAGCGTGCTGGGCTTCGATGCCGCCAGCAGCAGCCTGCAGGTGCGCGAGCCCAATGGCGACACCCTGAACCTGAGCACCGATCAGGTGCTGGTGGCGGTGGGTCGCAAGCCCAACACCCAGGGCTGGAACCTGGAAAGCCTGAACCTGGAGATGAACGGCGCGGCGATCAAGATCGACCACCGCTGCCAGACCAGCATGCGCAATGTCTGGGCCATCGGCGACCTCAGCGGCGAACCGATGCTCGCGCACCGGGCCATGGCCCAGGGCGAGATGGTCGCCGAGCTGATCGCCGGCAAGCACCGGGAATTCAACCCGGCGGCGATCCCGGCGGTGTGCTTCACCGACCCGGAACTGGTGGTGGTGGGCAAGACCCCGGACGAAGCTCGCGCCGCGGGCCTGGATTGCATCGTCAGCAGCTTCCCGTTCGCCGCCAATGGCCGGGCCATGACCCTGGAATCGAAAAGCGGTTTCGTGCGGGTGGTGGCGCGAAGTGACAATCACCTGATTGTCGGCTGGCAGGCGGTGGGGGTCGGGGTCTCCGAATTGTCCACGGCGTTCGGCCAATCCCTGGAAATGGGCGCGCGCCTGGAAGACATCGGCGGCACCATCCACGCCCACCCGACCCTGGGTGAAGCGGTCCAGGAAGCGGCGCTGCGGGCCCTGGGTCACGCCCTGCATCTGTAA
- a CDS encoding branched-chain amino acid aminotransferase, translated as MGNESINWDKLGFDYIKTDKRYLSHWRNGEWDAGTLTEDNVLHISEGSTALHYGQQCFEGLKAYRCKDGSINLFRPDQNAARMQRSCARLLMPQVSTEQFIEACKAVVKANERFIPPYGTGGALYLRPFVIGVGDNIGVRTAPEFIFSIFAIPVGAYFKGGLTPHNFLISSYDRAAPQGTGAAKVGGNYAASLMPGSQAKKASFADCIYLDPLTHSKIEEVGSANFFGITHDDKFVTPNSPSVLPGITRLSLIELAKTRLGLEVVEGDVFIDKLADFKEAGACGTAAVITPIGGIQYQDKLHVFYSEKDVGPITQKLYKELTGVQTGDVEAPAGWIVKV; from the coding sequence ATGGGTAACGAAAGCATCAATTGGGACAAGCTGGGTTTTGACTACATCAAGACAGACAAGCGCTATCTGTCGCACTGGCGTAACGGCGAGTGGGACGCAGGCACCCTGACTGAAGACAACGTGCTGCACATCAGCGAGGGCTCCACCGCCCTGCACTACGGTCAGCAATGTTTCGAAGGCCTCAAGGCCTACCGCTGCAAGGACGGCTCGATCAACCTGTTCCGTCCGGACCAGAACGCCGCGCGCATGCAGCGCAGCTGCGCCCGCCTGCTGATGCCGCAGGTGTCCACCGAGCAGTTCATCGAAGCCTGCAAGGCCGTGGTCAAGGCCAACGAACGCTTCATCCCGCCTTACGGCACCGGCGGCGCGCTGTACCTGCGTCCGTTCGTGATCGGCGTGGGTGACAACATCGGCGTGCGCACCGCGCCCGAGTTCATCTTCTCGATCTTCGCCATCCCGGTCGGCGCCTACTTCAAGGGCGGCCTGACTCCGCACAACTTCCTGATCTCCAGCTACGACCGCGCTGCCCCGCAAGGCACCGGCGCGGCCAAGGTCGGTGGCAACTACGCCGCCAGCCTGATGCCCGGCTCCCAGGCCAAGAAGGCCAGCTTCGCCGACTGCATCTACCTCGATCCGCTGACCCACAGCAAGATCGAGGAAGTCGGTTCGGCCAACTTCTTCGGCATCACCCACGACGACAAATTCGTCACCCCCAACTCGCCGTCGGTACTGCCGGGTATCACCCGCCTGTCGCTGATCGAGCTGGCCAAGACCCGCCTGGGCCTGGAAGTGGTCGAAGGTGACGTGTTCATCGACAAGCTCGCGGACTTCAAGGAAGCCGGCGCCTGCGGTACTGCCGCGGTGATCACGCCGATCGGCGGCATCCAGTACCAGGACAAGCTGCACGTGTTCTACAGCGAAAAAGACGTCGGCCCGATCACCCAGAAGCTCTACAAAGAGCTGACCGGCGTGCAGACCGGCGACGTGGAAGCGCCAGCGGGCTGGATCGTCAAGGTCTGA
- a CDS encoding TIGR03915 family putative DNA repair protein: MISLDCDDLFDTWRQQARWLLSHSIDPSRVSWAGEQEADLFASDESCPEQPGPFRARIPQALLELLQRAACYRGEQRWSLLYEVLWRVSHGDRTAMLSGDQLGSELQRRIKQVDREAHHLHAFVRFVRLPEGRSSLAEQPEYVAWHDPAHDILAPVSRHFIGRMGRHRWMIATPRDGVYFDGEHLHHQRQCPTGWQQLAQAGDDPGGELWLAYYSHIFNPARLNPKVMQGHLPTRFWKHLPEGPLIPALISQARHGKQRDGQASAVAARRGKRIGSGQ, translated from the coding sequence ATGATCAGCCTGGACTGCGACGACCTGTTCGACACCTGGCGCCAGCAGGCGCGCTGGTTGCTCAGTCATTCCATCGACCCGAGCCGGGTCAGCTGGGCCGGGGAGCAGGAGGCCGACCTGTTTGCCAGCGACGAGAGCTGCCCGGAACAGCCCGGGCCCTTTCGCGCGCGCATTCCCCAGGCCCTGCTGGAGCTGTTGCAACGGGCCGCCTGCTATCGCGGCGAGCAGCGCTGGAGCCTGCTCTACGAGGTGCTGTGGCGGGTCAGCCATGGCGACCGCACGGCCATGCTCAGCGGCGATCAACTGGGCAGCGAGTTGCAGCGGCGTATCAAACAGGTGGACCGCGAGGCCCATCACCTGCATGCCTTCGTGCGTTTCGTCAGGCTGCCCGAGGGACGCTCATCCCTGGCCGAGCAGCCTGAATACGTGGCCTGGCACGACCCGGCCCACGACATCCTGGCCCCGGTCAGCCGGCACTTCATCGGACGCATGGGGCGCCACCGCTGGATGATCGCCACGCCCCGGGACGGGGTGTATTTCGACGGCGAGCACCTGCACCACCAGCGCCAGTGCCCCACAGGCTGGCAGCAACTGGCCCAGGCCGGCGACGACCCCGGAGGCGAGCTGTGGCTGGCCTACTACAGCCACATCTTCAACCCGGCGCGGCTCAACCCCAAGGTCATGCAGGGGCACCTGCCGACCCGGTTCTGGAAGCACCTGCCGGAGGGACCGCTGATTCCGGCGTTGATCAGCCAAGCGCGCCACGGCAAGCAGCGCGATGGCCAGGCCAGTGCGGTGGCAGCAAGGCGCGGCAAGCGGATTGGCAGCGGGCAATAA
- a CDS encoding putative DNA modification/repair radical SAM protein: MQLIDKLSILADAAKYDASCASSGAPKRSSEGRSGLGSSNGMGICHSYTPDGRCVSLLKVLLTNFCLYDCQYCVNRRSSDVPRARFSPEEVVRLTLDFYRRNCVSGLFLSSGIIRSADYTMEQLVRVARLLREEHEFRGYIHLKTIPDADPLLIEQAGRYADRLSVNVELPTDQGLKTLAPEKHLGSIKQAMRTIYTGEQTVLNEPRAPRFAPAGQSTQMIVGADDTDDSTILHSAEALYGNFRLRRVYYSAFSPIPNSPKSVPLAAPPLMREHRLYQADFLLRGYGFSANELFKGPGHLALDIDPKLAWALDNRSLFPLDLNRAEPALISRIPGIGLRTTQRLVELRRERRIRFEDLARMRCVLSKAKPFFITSDYHPQQAETSSALLYQQLRDRPQPQQMGLWG; encoded by the coding sequence ATGCAACTGATCGACAAGCTGAGCATCCTCGCCGATGCCGCCAAGTACGACGCTTCCTGCGCCAGCAGCGGCGCGCCCAAGCGCAGCTCCGAAGGCAGAAGCGGGCTGGGTTCGAGCAATGGCATGGGCATCTGCCACAGCTATACGCCAGATGGGCGTTGCGTCTCGCTGCTCAAGGTGCTGCTGACCAATTTCTGCCTCTACGACTGCCAGTACTGCGTCAATCGCCGTTCCAGCGACGTGCCCCGGGCGCGCTTCAGCCCCGAGGAAGTGGTGCGCCTGACCCTGGATTTCTACCGGCGCAACTGCGTCAGCGGGCTGTTCCTCAGCTCGGGGATCATCCGCTCGGCGGACTACACCATGGAGCAACTGGTGCGGGTGGCCCGGCTGCTGCGCGAGGAGCACGAGTTCCGCGGCTATATCCACCTCAAGACCATCCCCGACGCCGACCCGCTGCTGATCGAGCAGGCCGGGCGCTATGCCGACCGCCTCAGCGTCAATGTCGAGTTGCCCACCGACCAGGGCCTCAAGACCCTGGCCCCGGAAAAACACCTGGGCTCGATCAAGCAGGCCATGCGCACCATCTATACCGGCGAGCAGACCGTGCTCAACGAGCCCCGGGCGCCGCGTTTCGCCCCGGCCGGGCAGAGCACCCAGATGATCGTCGGCGCCGACGACACCGATGACAGCACCATTCTCCACAGCGCCGAGGCGCTGTACGGCAATTTCCGCCTGCGCCGGGTCTATTACTCGGCGTTCAGCCCGATCCCCAACAGCCCGAAAAGCGTGCCCCTGGCCGCGCCGCCGCTGATGCGCGAGCACCGTCTGTACCAGGCCGACTTCCTGTTGCGCGGCTATGGCTTCAGCGCCAACGAACTCTTCAAGGGGCCGGGGCACCTGGCCCTGGATATCGACCCCAAGCTGGCCTGGGCCCTGGACAACCGCAGCCTGTTTCCCCTGGACCTGAACCGCGCCGAGCCGGCGCTGATCTCACGCATTCCGGGGATCGGCCTGCGTACTACCCAGCGCCTGGTGGAGCTACGCCGCGAGCGGCGCATCCGCTTCGAGGACCTGGCGCGCATGCGCTGTGTGCTGAGCAAGGCCAAGCCGTTCTTCATCACCAGCGACTATCACCCGCAGCAGGCGGAAACCAGCAGCGCGCTGCTCTATCAGCAATTGCGGGACCGGCCACAACCGCAGCAGATGGGGCTCTGGGGATGA
- a CDS encoding sel1 repeat family protein produces MPRHYRFCLFGMALLSSLAANAAPTDQALIDALYAKVQARQDWQAQARQCPGDNMPARTATRATQANRCDTPEQLGACLQRCETGDGNDCYWLATTLQQAKGPAAGYEPLYQRACSLGLVSGCTNRAAGMLTADADNQATRHCAVQTFNKACELNDPWACTMYGFHLSRGIGVAPDADLALKVLDKSCKYGPADPACSGARQLQEEIREAIRAARP; encoded by the coding sequence ATGCCTCGTCACTACCGTTTCTGCCTGTTCGGCATGGCCCTGCTGTCGAGCCTTGCCGCCAATGCCGCGCCCACCGACCAGGCACTGATCGACGCCCTGTACGCCAAAGTCCAGGCCCGGCAGGACTGGCAAGCCCAGGCCAGGCAATGCCCCGGCGACAACATGCCGGCCAGGACCGCGACCCGGGCCACGCAGGCCAACCGCTGCGACACCCCGGAGCAGCTGGGGGCCTGCCTGCAGCGCTGCGAAACCGGCGACGGCAACGATTGCTACTGGCTGGCAACCACCCTGCAACAGGCCAAAGGGCCCGCCGCAGGCTATGAACCGCTGTACCAGCGCGCTTGCAGCCTGGGCCTGGTTTCCGGCTGCACCAACCGCGCCGCCGGCATGCTCACCGCCGACGCCGACAACCAGGCCACCCGCCACTGTGCGGTGCAGACCTTCAACAAGGCCTGTGAGCTGAATGATCCCTGGGCCTGCACGATGTACGGCTTCCACCTGAGCCGGGGCATAGGCGTAGCGCCCGACGCCGATCTGGCACTGAAGGTGCTGGATAAATCCTGCAAGTACGGCCCCGCCGACCCGGCCTGCAGCGGGGCTCGCCAGTTGCAGGAAGAGATCCGCGAGGCCATTCGCGCGGCGCGGCCCTGA
- a CDS encoding DUF1624 domain-containing protein — protein MSALSDTCTRPGSRLLSIDALRGLVMLLMLLDHVRETFFLHRQVSDPMDVATTEPGLFVSRTLAHLCAPVFVLLTGLSASLFAHKHGHRAEASAFLFKRGLFLVLLELTLVNFAWTGQIPPSVIYLQVIWVIGLSMLALAALLWLPRAVLLALSLLLIGGHNLLDGVHFAAGEALHVPWAILHDRGWIEFGEALRLRTSYPLLPWIGVIGLGYVLGPWFAAETDSQRRQRGLLRCGLAALAGFVLLRLLNGYGERPWVSGDSWVQTLMSFFNITKYPPSLLFIALTLGVGLLLLRALERCQERRWVAVLGVLGGAPMFFYLLHLYVLKGLYLLAVALLGRNHGAYFGFDSLGWLWLITPLLAVLLYPPVRAFARLKARRRDLGWLKYF, from the coding sequence ATGAGTGCCTTGTCCGATACGTGTACCCGCCCGGGCTCCCGGCTGCTGAGCATCGATGCCCTGCGCGGGCTGGTGATGCTGTTGATGCTTCTGGACCACGTCCGCGAAACCTTCTTTCTGCACCGCCAGGTCAGCGACCCGATGGACGTCGCCACTACCGAGCCCGGGCTGTTTGTCAGCCGCACCCTGGCACACCTGTGCGCGCCGGTCTTTGTCCTGCTGACCGGGCTTTCGGCCAGCCTGTTCGCCCACAAGCACGGCCATCGGGCCGAGGCCAGCGCCTTTCTGTTCAAGCGCGGGTTGTTCCTGGTGCTGCTGGAACTGACCCTGGTGAACTTCGCCTGGACCGGGCAGATCCCGCCGAGCGTGATCTACCTGCAGGTGATCTGGGTCATCGGCTTGAGCATGCTGGCGCTGGCGGCGCTGCTGTGGTTGCCGCGCGCCGTGCTGCTGGCGCTGAGCCTGCTGCTGATCGGCGGGCACAACCTGCTCGATGGCGTGCATTTCGCCGCGGGCGAGGCGCTGCATGTGCCTTGGGCGATCCTGCATGACCGGGGCTGGATCGAATTCGGCGAGGCCTTGCGCCTGCGCACTTCCTATCCGCTGCTGCCGTGGATCGGCGTGATCGGCCTGGGCTATGTGCTGGGGCCGTGGTTCGCCGCCGAGACCGACAGCCAGCGGCGCCAGCGCGGGTTGCTGCGGTGCGGGCTGGCGGCGCTGGCGGGGTTTGTCCTGCTGCGTCTGCTCAACGGTTATGGCGAGCGGCCCTGGGTCAGTGGCGACAGCTGGGTGCAAACCCTGATGAGCTTCTTCAATATCACCAAGTACCCACCGTCGCTGCTGTTCATCGCCCTGACCCTGGGCGTGGGGCTGCTTTTGCTGCGCGCCCTGGAGCGCTGCCAGGAACGCCGTTGGGTCGCGGTGCTCGGGGTATTGGGTGGCGCGCCGATGTTCTTCTACCTGTTGCACCTGTATGTGCTCAAGGGCTTGTATCTGTTGGCCGTGGCGCTGTTGGGGCGCAACCATGGGGCCTATTTCGGCTTCGATTCGCTGGGCTGGCTGTGGCTGATCACGCCGCTGCTGGCGGTGCTGCTTTACCCGCCGGTGCGCGCCTTCGCCCGGCTCAAGGCGCGGCGCCGCGACCTGGGATGGCTGAAGTACTTTTGA
- a CDS encoding transglutaminase domain-containing protein — protein sequence MKLSIRHDTTYSYADEVCTSIQFLRLTPQDSQCQRVLQWQLELPRRVRAQRDPYGNILHVMTLDEPHGAIILTAFGEVQIDEGREVEGDSQSPLPFLRTSHLSKADAALCEFARRHCGEGRDRAALTELMQALAEHMPYSPGATGVGSTAAEAFAGGAGVCQDHTHAFLACARSLGIPARYVSGYLCTEDASHLASHAWAEAWLDDGWYSFDVTNRLTRPERHLKLAVGLDYLDACPVRGMRRGGGAEQMLARVQVSSMVQVQHQ from the coding sequence ATGAAACTGTCCATTCGCCACGACACAACCTACAGCTACGCCGACGAAGTCTGCACCAGCATCCAGTTCCTGCGCCTGACGCCCCAGGACAGCCAGTGCCAGCGGGTCCTGCAGTGGCAGCTGGAACTGCCACGCCGGGTCCGCGCCCAGCGCGATCCCTACGGCAACATCCTGCACGTCATGACCCTCGACGAGCCCCATGGCGCCATCATCCTCACCGCCTTTGGCGAAGTGCAGATCGACGAGGGCCGCGAGGTGGAAGGCGACAGCCAGTCGCCGCTGCCGTTCCTGCGCACCAGCCACCTGAGCAAGGCCGACGCGGCCCTCTGCGAGTTTGCCCGGCGCCACTGCGGCGAAGGGCGCGACCGCGCCGCGCTCACCGAGCTGATGCAGGCCCTGGCCGAGCACATGCCCTACAGCCCCGGCGCCACCGGAGTCGGCAGCACCGCGGCCGAGGCCTTTGCCGGCGGTGCCGGGGTCTGCCAGGACCATACCCACGCGTTCCTAGCCTGCGCCCGCAGCCTGGGGATTCCCGCGCGTTATGTGTCCGGCTACCTGTGCACCGAGGACGCCAGCCATCTGGCCAGTCATGCCTGGGCCGAAGCCTGGCTCGACGACGGCTGGTACAGCTTCGACGTGACCAACCGCCTGACCCGCCCCGAGCGGCACCTGAAACTGGCGGTGGGCCTGGATTACCTGGATGCCTGCCCGGTGCGCGGCATGCGGCGTGGGGGAGGGGCGGAGCAGATGCTGGCCCGGGTCCAGGTCAGTTCGATGGTGCAGGTGCAGCACCAGTAG
- a CDS encoding alpha-E domain-containing protein, which translates to MLSRTAADLYWMSRYLERAENLARMLDVSYSLSLMPQAGRGDGHAELSMSLLAAGTLDDYNQRYGELNSERMLHFFALDDTNPGSIYCCLRAARSNAHAVRGRITADMWENMNATWLEMRNIAANGLGRYGISQFCEWVKERSHLFRGATAGTIMRNDAYRFIRLGTFIERADNTLRLLDARYEMFGEESEEVSDDSARGYYQWSALLRALSSFEAFNEIYRNAPGAEQVSEMLLLRADVPRSLLACVEELDQLLATLPGDNGRPAQRLAAELNARLRYTGIEEILDSGLHQWLTDCIGQIRHLGQTVHESYLEVV; encoded by the coding sequence ATGCTCTCAAGAACCGCTGCGGACCTGTACTGGATGTCCCGCTACCTGGAGCGTGCCGAGAACCTGGCGCGCATGCTCGACGTCAGTTACTCGCTGTCGCTGATGCCCCAGGCCGGGCGCGGCGACGGCCATGCCGAACTGTCCATGTCGCTGCTGGCCGCCGGCACCCTGGACGACTACAACCAGCGCTACGGTGAACTCAACAGCGAGCGCATGCTGCACTTCTTTGCCCTCGACGACACCAACCCCGGTAGCATCTATTGCTGCCTGCGGGCGGCGCGCAGCAATGCCCACGCGGTGCGCGGGCGGATCACCGCCGACATGTGGGAGAACATGAACGCCACCTGGCTGGAGATGCGCAACATCGCCGCCAACGGCCTGGGGCGCTACGGCATCAGTCAGTTCTGCGAATGGGTCAAGGAGCGCTCGCACCTGTTTCGCGGCGCCACCGCCGGCACCATCATGCGCAACGACGCCTACCGCTTCATTCGTCTGGGGACCTTCATCGAGCGCGCCGACAACACCCTGCGCCTGCTGGACGCACGCTACGAAATGTTCGGCGAGGAGTCCGAGGAGGTCAGCGACGATTCGGCCCGGGGCTACTACCAGTGGAGCGCCTTGCTCCGCGCCTTGTCGTCCTTCGAGGCGTTCAACGAGATCTACCGCAATGCCCCGGGGGCCGAGCAGGTGTCCGAGATGTTGCTGCTGCGCGCCGACGTACCGCGCTCCCTGCTGGCCTGTGTCGAGGAACTGGACCAGCTCCTGGCCACCTTGCCGGGCGACAACGGCCGCCCGGCCCAGCGCCTGGCCGCCGAACTCAATGCCCGCCTGCGCTACACCGGGATCGAGGAGATTCTCGACTCCGGCCTGCACCAGTGGCTGACCGATTGCATCGGGCAGATCCGCCACCTGGGGCAGACCGTGCACGAATCCTATCTGGAGGTGGTATGA
- a CDS encoding circularly permuted type 2 ATP-grasp protein: MSRAFFDEMYAASGTCRPHYAAFARWLADTPLELLEQRRREADLLFHRAGITFTLYGDEQGTERLIPFDIIPRSIKASEWRTVERGCVQRVQALNLFLADIYQGQRIIKEGIIPAEQVLANEGYQVAMQGLNLHRGIYAHIAGVDLVRDGDGSYYVLEDNLRTPSGVSYMLEDRKMMMRLFPELFAAQRIAPIDHYPNLLLETLKSASPLDHPTVVVLTPGRFNSAYFEHAFLAREMGVELVEGADLFVRDDRVFMRTTAGAQAVDVIYRRLDDAFLDPLSFNPDSLLGVPGLIAAYRCGNVVLANAVGTGVADDKSIYPYVDKMIRFYLSEEPILKNVPTWQCRNPAELSHVLANLPDLVVKETQGSGGYGMLVGPAATAAQIEEFRARLKARPEAYIAQPTLSLSTCPTFVENGIAPRHIDLRPFVLSGRETRLVPGGLTRVALREGSLVVNSSQGGGTKDTWVVED; this comes from the coding sequence ATGTCCCGCGCTTTTTTCGATGAAATGTACGCTGCCAGCGGCACGTGTCGACCCCATTACGCAGCGTTCGCCCGTTGGTTGGCGGACACCCCCCTGGAGCTTCTGGAGCAGCGGCGGCGCGAAGCCGATCTGTTGTTCCATCGCGCCGGTATCACCTTCACCCTGTACGGCGACGAGCAGGGCACCGAGCGGTTGATTCCCTTCGACATCATTCCCCGCAGCATCAAGGCCAGCGAGTGGCGCACCGTGGAGCGCGGCTGCGTGCAGCGGGTCCAGGCGCTGAACCTGTTCCTGGCCGATATCTATCAGGGCCAGCGGATCATCAAGGAGGGCATCATTCCCGCCGAACAGGTGCTGGCCAACGAGGGCTATCAGGTGGCCATGCAGGGCCTGAACCTGCACCGCGGCATCTACGCCCATATCGCCGGGGTGGACCTGGTGCGCGATGGCGACGGCAGCTACTACGTGCTCGAGGACAACCTGCGCACCCCCAGCGGCGTGAGCTACATGCTCGAAGACCGCAAGATGATGATGCGTCTGTTTCCCGAACTGTTCGCCGCCCAGCGCATCGCGCCCATCGACCATTACCCCAACCTGCTGCTCGAAACCCTGAAAAGCGCCAGCCCCCTGGACCATCCCACGGTGGTGGTGCTGACCCCGGGACGCTTCAACAGCGCCTATTTCGAGCATGCGTTCCTGGCCCGGGAGATGGGCGTGGAACTGGTGGAAGGGGCCGATCTGTTCGTGCGTGACGACCGGGTATTCATGCGCACCACGGCCGGGGCCCAGGCGGTGGATGTGATCTATCGCCGGCTGGACGACGCCTTTCTCGATCCGCTGTCGTTCAACCCCGACTCCCTGCTCGGCGTGCCCGGGCTGATCGCCGCCTACCGCTGCGGTAACGTGGTGCTGGCCAACGCCGTGGGCACCGGGGTCGCCGACGACAAGTCGATCTACCCCTACGTGGACAAGATGATCCGCTTCTACCTCAGCGAGGAGCCGATCCTCAAGAACGTGCCCACCTGGCAGTGCCGCAACCCCGCCGAGCTGTCCCACGTGCTGGCCAACCTGCCGGACCTGGTGGTCAAGGAAACCCAGGGTTCCGGCGGCTACGGCATGCTGGTGGGGCCGGCGGCCACGGCGGCCCAGATCGAGGAGTTCCGCGCCCGGCTCAAGGCCCGTCCCGAGGCGTATATCGCCCAGCCGACCCTGTCGCTGTCGACCTGTCCGACCTTCGTCGAAAACGGCATCGCGCCGCGGCACATCGACCTGCGGCCGTTCGTCCTGTCCGGCCGGGAAACCCGCCTGGTGCCTGGCGGCCTGACCCGCGTCGCGCTGCGCGAGGGCTCGCTGGTGGTGAACTCGTCCCAGGGCGGCGGTACCAAAGACACCTGGGTAGTGGAGGACTGA